A single region of the Actinoplanes sp. SE50/110 genome encodes:
- a CDS encoding GNAT family N-acetyltransferase, with amino-acid sequence MGVGGERIGTQTVVRPARVGDLDAVAGVHVAARNGVLRDVQSAAQLAARAVVVRGAYVPAILGDPGRELLVAEHDGEVVGMALIGPPHDPAADVTRIGELWQIQVRPDHQGRGVGQALHRVCADSWRRRGLRTAHAEVWEANAGARRFYDRLGYRFDRRTRPAYGDTWFARLVRDVPW; translated from the coding sequence ATGGGAGTCGGCGGGGAGCGCATCGGGACGCAGACGGTGGTCCGGCCGGCGCGGGTGGGGGATCTCGATGCGGTGGCCGGGGTGCATGTCGCCGCGCGCAACGGGGTCCTGCGGGACGTGCAGAGCGCTGCGCAGCTGGCGGCACGGGCGGTGGTGGTGCGCGGCGCCTATGTGCCGGCGATCCTCGGCGACCCGGGCCGGGAGCTGCTGGTCGCGGAGCACGACGGCGAGGTGGTCGGCATGGCGCTGATCGGCCCGCCGCACGACCCGGCCGCCGACGTGACGCGGATCGGCGAGTTGTGGCAGATCCAGGTGCGGCCGGACCATCAGGGGCGCGGTGTCGGGCAGGCGCTGCACCGGGTGTGTGCCGACAGCTGGCGGCGTCGCGGCCTGCGGACGGCCCACGCCGAGGTGTGGGAGGCCAACGCCGGTGCCCGGCGGTTCTACGATCGGCTCGGCTACCGCTTCGACCGGCGCACCCGTCCGGCGTACGGCGACACCTGGTTCGCCCGGCTCGTCAGGGATGTGCCGTGGTGA
- a CDS encoding DUF427 domain-containing protein, protein MESVWDYPRPPRVERTAARVTIVHQGRVIVDSDRCWRVLETSHPPVYYVPRGEIAAGVLEPGEGRSFCEFKGIAAYWDLVGDGIRVPRAGWSYEDPSPGYAVIAGAVAFYPSRVGECRVDGELVRAQEGDFYGGWITADITGPFKGGPGTTGW, encoded by the coding sequence ATGGAATCGGTGTGGGATTATCCGCGGCCACCGCGGGTGGAGCGGACGGCCGCGCGGGTGACGATCGTTCACCAGGGGCGGGTGATCGTGGACAGCGACCGCTGCTGGCGGGTGCTGGAGACCTCGCACCCGCCGGTCTACTACGTGCCGCGCGGCGAGATCGCCGCCGGGGTGCTGGAGCCGGGGGAGGGCCGGTCGTTCTGCGAGTTCAAGGGGATCGCGGCCTACTGGGACCTGGTCGGGGACGGCATCCGGGTGCCGCGGGCCGGCTGGTCGTACGAGGATCCTTCGCCGGGGTACGCGGTGATCGCCGGCGCGGTGGCCTTCTACCCCAGCCGGGTGGGCGAGTGCCGGGTGGACGGGGAACTCGTCCGCGCGCAGGAGGGCGACTTCTACGGCGGCTGGATCACCGCGGACATCACCGGCCCGTTCAAGGGTGGCCCGGGCACCACCGGCTGGTGA
- a CDS encoding L,D-transpeptidase family protein: MRRRAVLTTLAAAAGLPVRPQPQPVGLQLRYKHLGDAAQAIIVSGESWTSTYATLRSFQRDSDGRWQVAYPAMPARTGYGGWAWAAKRVQDRGLTPAGTFTLTEGFGVQANPGSRLPYRKVDGDDYWAGDKLDPATYNIFQPSAPTTRTWRITESERLADYPTQYAYAAVIDFNRPAGVHWDASHGQNVTATPSHVGAGSAVFLHCSGAGNTAGCVSVGKDDMVTLLKWLDPARHPRIVMAPAADLHSA; the protein is encoded by the coding sequence GTGCGACGGCGAGCGGTACTCACCACCCTGGCGGCGGCGGCCGGACTCCCGGTCCGCCCCCAGCCGCAACCCGTCGGCCTGCAGTTGCGCTACAAACACCTGGGCGACGCGGCACAGGCGATCATCGTGAGCGGCGAGAGCTGGACGTCGACGTATGCCACGTTGCGCAGCTTCCAGCGCGACAGCGACGGCCGGTGGCAGGTGGCGTACCCGGCGATGCCGGCCCGCACCGGCTACGGCGGGTGGGCCTGGGCGGCCAAGCGGGTCCAGGACCGGGGGCTCACCCCGGCCGGGACGTTCACCCTCACCGAGGGCTTCGGGGTGCAGGCGAACCCGGGCAGCCGGCTGCCGTACCGCAAAGTCGACGGCGACGACTACTGGGCCGGCGACAAACTCGACCCGGCGACCTACAACATCTTCCAGCCGTCCGCACCCACCACCCGCACCTGGCGGATCACCGAATCGGAACGCCTCGCCGACTACCCGACGCAGTACGCCTACGCCGCGGTGATCGACTTCAACCGCCCGGCCGGCGTGCACTGGGACGCCTCCCATGGGCAGAACGTCACCGCCACCCCGTCCCACGTCGGCGCCGGCTCCGCCGTCTTCCTGCACTGCAGCGGCGCCGGCAACACCGCCGGCTGCGTCTCGGTCGGCAAGGACGACATGGTCACCCTGCTGAAGTGGCTCGACCCGGCCCGCCACCCCCGCATCGTGATGGCCCCGGCGGCCGACCTGCACAGCGCCTGA
- a CDS encoding methyl-accepting chemotaxis protein, with amino-acid sequence MTLTIRRQIAALAVAGFLLVAVAGAIGYLGTSALDEQQAVTRNAAAALQAAQSADIARSLFRGSVLAALVTNDAKERQEVLDRLGRNVRQVRQGVDEVIRDMPQVRPQADAVLPVLNQLIASGQRIVTLASRVASDPKRTAALAARPAYDAVDVKAAQAIGALQAAINERMKAAYDDAAAAAKRSKTLTVVVGLVAALLLGGAAMLLARRIAQRVNSCLSAARSIAAYDLTVEARLGGSDELAQLGTSLNEIVSALRTAVSEISGNASSVAAASEQLTATSRHLAEGAGTASSEAAVAKQDLEQVTSSVHESTRAARGLGSSIQAITTAVAEADTVARDAVGLASDANRMIERLRSSSDEVSAVISIITSIAEQTNLLALNATIEAARAGEQGKGFAVVAGEVKDLSRETATATGDISSRVTAMQTDTGQAFDAIGRIGQVISRIDELQQSISTAVEAQTSATDLIAGNVEVAERSAAAVSASIGRVTDTTVLTHEAANQTEAAAVELAQLSHQLRLVSDRFQL; translated from the coding sequence GTGACGCTCACCATCCGGCGCCAGATCGCCGCTCTCGCCGTCGCCGGCTTCCTGCTGGTCGCGGTCGCCGGCGCCATCGGATACCTCGGCACGTCCGCGCTCGACGAGCAGCAGGCGGTGACCCGCAACGCGGCCGCCGCGCTGCAGGCGGCGCAGTCGGCCGACATCGCACGGTCGCTGTTCCGCGGCAGCGTCCTGGCCGCGCTGGTCACCAACGACGCCAAGGAACGCCAGGAGGTCCTGGACCGGCTGGGCAGGAACGTGCGCCAGGTCCGGCAGGGCGTCGACGAGGTGATCCGCGACATGCCGCAGGTGCGGCCCCAGGCCGACGCGGTCCTGCCGGTGCTCAATCAGCTGATCGCGTCCGGGCAGCGGATCGTCACGCTGGCCAGCCGGGTGGCGTCCGACCCGAAGCGGACGGCGGCGCTCGCGGCGCGGCCCGCCTACGACGCGGTCGACGTCAAGGCGGCCCAGGCGATCGGCGCGCTGCAGGCCGCGATCAACGAGCGGATGAAGGCGGCGTACGACGATGCCGCCGCGGCCGCCAAGCGGTCCAAGACCCTGACCGTGGTGGTGGGCCTGGTCGCCGCGTTGCTGCTCGGCGGTGCGGCGATGCTGCTCGCCCGCCGGATCGCCCAGCGGGTCAACAGCTGCCTGTCGGCCGCCCGGTCGATCGCCGCCTACGACCTGACCGTCGAGGCGCGCCTCGGTGGCAGCGACGAGCTGGCCCAGCTCGGCACCAGCCTCAACGAGATCGTCAGCGCCTTGCGGACCGCCGTGTCGGAGATCAGCGGGAACGCGAGCTCCGTCGCCGCGGCCTCCGAGCAGCTGACCGCGACCAGCCGGCACCTGGCCGAGGGCGCCGGCACCGCGTCGTCCGAGGCCGCGGTCGCCAAGCAGGACCTGGAGCAGGTGACGTCGAGCGTGCACGAATCCACCCGGGCCGCCCGCGGTCTGGGCAGCTCGATCCAGGCGATCACGACCGCGGTCGCCGAGGCGGACACGGTCGCCCGCGACGCCGTCGGCCTGGCCTCGGACGCCAACCGGATGATCGAGCGGCTGCGCAGTTCCAGCGACGAGGTCTCCGCGGTGATCAGCATCATCACCTCGATCGCCGAGCAGACCAACCTGCTGGCCCTCAACGCCACCATCGAGGCGGCCCGGGCCGGCGAGCAGGGCAAGGGTTTCGCCGTGGTGGCCGGCGAGGTCAAGGACCTGTCCCGGGAGACGGCTACGGCCACCGGCGACATCTCGTCCCGGGTGACCGCCATGCAGACCGACACCGGGCAGGCCTTCGACGCGATCGGCCGGATCGGCCAGGTGATCTCCCGCATCGACGAGCTGCAGCAGTCGATCTCCACCGCGGTCGAGGCGCAGACCAGCGCCACCGACCTGATCGCCGGCAACGTCGAGGTCGCGGAACGCTCGGCGGCCGCGGTGTCCGCCTCGATCGGCCGGGTCACCGACACCACGGTCCTGACCCACGAGGCCGCCAACCAGACCGAGGCGGCCGCCGTCGAGCTCGCCCAGCTGTCCCACCAGTTGCGCCTGGTCTCCGACCGCTTCCAGCTGTGA
- a CDS encoding GNAT family N-acetyltransferase has product MITDGVHVHVSNAAAMWRVLVPGARELGDHLRADRAPATRLLVTRPLPAAAVAALLATVPDGRPVTVEDTFGAEPAEAAGATVRRMPVMNRPAGPPDPRNAPDVRVTPVTAADELAVAERIMVESFPMSEFLPLVRGAALPERLLTAPGWQVWLAYLGDRPAAAAYTFDDGVAAGVYWLATLPGFRSRGLARALLATAIAAYPTRVFTLVATAAGIPLYESLGFRTVGTTIWYRSPGAAR; this is encoded by the coding sequence GTGATCACCGACGGGGTGCATGTCCACGTGTCCAACGCGGCGGCGATGTGGCGGGTGCTGGTGCCCGGCGCGCGTGAGCTCGGCGATCATCTGCGGGCCGACCGGGCCCCGGCGACCCGGTTGCTGGTCACCCGCCCGCTACCGGCCGCGGCCGTCGCCGCACTGTTGGCGACCGTGCCGGACGGGCGTCCGGTGACGGTCGAGGACACGTTCGGCGCGGAACCGGCTGAGGCCGCCGGGGCCACGGTGCGCCGCATGCCGGTGATGAACCGGCCGGCCGGCCCGCCGGATCCGCGCAACGCGCCCGATGTGCGGGTGACCCCGGTGACCGCCGCCGACGAACTCGCCGTGGCCGAGCGGATCATGGTGGAGAGTTTCCCGATGTCCGAGTTCCTGCCGCTGGTGCGCGGCGCGGCGCTGCCCGAGCGCCTGCTCACCGCGCCCGGCTGGCAGGTCTGGCTGGCGTATCTCGGCGATCGCCCGGCCGCCGCCGCGTACACCTTCGACGACGGCGTCGCGGCCGGCGTCTACTGGCTGGCCACGCTGCCCGGGTTCCGGTCGCGCGGGCTGGCCCGGGCCCTGCTCGCCACCGCGATCGCGGCCTACCCGACGCGCGTCTTCACGCTGGTGGCGACAGCGGCCGGGATACCTCTCTACGAGTCCCTCGGCTTCCGGACGGTGGGTACGACCATCTGGTACCGGAGCCCGGGCGCCGCGCGCTGA
- a CDS encoding gala protein → MPIRCPAIQNPDDGLAPPADFDPLVSWLAEGPAGPAVFPRGAVRQDGRLDLCKQGVGPVEVGRIAAAAAGSPHVRHLLLGTNALGTEGVEAVAGALRPGHGIETLYLGCNRIGPDGAAVLAERLAADDTVRALWLKRNPVGDEGVARLAAALAGNPILRTLDLVNTGLTVTGLTVLTDALVAGGARLQRLFLGGNGLGPDAVGVLARLIHEAGVHELYLAANHLGDRGAAALGEAAHGVPAILGLGGNGITATGAAALARDCAAWQILDLSRPPSERALGATANDLGDEGAAAFAAALPTARLRRLDLRRTGIGGRGARLLVDAIADGHPTLEYLGINGGVPRKQRRRAAGLLADRPSTTPHPDIRAIASIYR, encoded by the coding sequence ATGCCGATCCGCTGCCCGGCGATCCAGAACCCGGACGACGGCCTCGCCCCACCCGCCGACTTCGACCCGTTGGTCAGCTGGCTCGCCGAGGGCCCGGCCGGCCCGGCTGTCTTCCCGCGCGGGGCGGTCCGGCAGGACGGTCGCCTCGACCTGTGCAAGCAGGGCGTCGGCCCGGTCGAGGTGGGCCGGATCGCCGCCGCGGCCGCCGGCTCCCCGCACGTACGGCACCTGCTGCTCGGCACCAACGCGCTGGGCACCGAGGGCGTCGAGGCGGTCGCCGGCGCGCTGCGGCCCGGGCACGGCATCGAAACCCTCTACCTGGGCTGCAACCGGATCGGCCCGGACGGTGCCGCGGTGCTCGCCGAGCGGCTGGCCGCCGACGACACGGTCCGCGCCCTCTGGCTCAAACGCAATCCGGTCGGTGACGAGGGCGTCGCGCGGCTCGCGGCGGCGCTCGCCGGCAACCCGATCCTGCGTACGCTCGATCTGGTCAACACCGGGCTCACCGTGACCGGCCTGACCGTGCTGACCGACGCCCTGGTCGCCGGCGGCGCCCGTCTGCAGCGGCTGTTCCTCGGCGGCAACGGACTCGGCCCGGACGCCGTCGGCGTGCTGGCCCGGCTGATCCACGAGGCCGGCGTGCACGAGCTGTACCTGGCCGCCAACCATCTGGGCGACCGGGGCGCCGCCGCGCTCGGCGAGGCTGCTCACGGCGTACCGGCAATCCTGGGTCTCGGCGGCAACGGGATCACCGCGACCGGCGCCGCGGCCCTGGCCCGCGACTGCGCCGCCTGGCAGATTCTGGACCTGAGCCGGCCACCGTCCGAGCGCGCCCTCGGCGCCACCGCCAACGACCTCGGCGACGAGGGCGCCGCCGCCTTCGCGGCCGCGCTGCCCACCGCCCGGCTGCGCCGCCTCGACCTGCGCCGGACCGGGATCGGCGGCCGCGGCGCCCGGCTGCTGGTCGACGCGATCGCCGACGGGCATCCCACCCTGGAATACCTCGGCATCAACGGCGGCGTTCCCCGCAAACAGCGGCGCCGCGCCGCCGGCCTGCTCGCCGACCGTCCCTCGACCACCCCGCACCCGGACATCCGCGCGATCGCCAGCATCTACCGCTGA
- a CDS encoding VOC family protein: protein MIEPTVAVRIARPSRDLAAAERFYVDGLGLTVIWRTTGDLQPGEHDLIMLGWPGATWHLELVGGPNLTVEPSPTAADLLVLYLAGPVDEALIARLERAGGRRVAQGGYWDRWGVTVVDPDGYRLTLSTRSWSNGTTTPQP, encoded by the coding sequence ATGATCGAACCCACGGTGGCCGTCCGGATAGCGCGTCCGAGTCGCGATCTGGCCGCGGCGGAACGCTTCTACGTCGACGGTCTCGGGCTGACCGTCATCTGGCGCACGACCGGCGACCTGCAACCCGGCGAGCACGACCTGATCATGCTCGGCTGGCCCGGCGCGACCTGGCACCTGGAGCTGGTCGGCGGCCCGAACCTGACCGTCGAGCCGTCGCCCACCGCGGCGGACCTGCTCGTCCTCTACCTGGCCGGGCCGGTCGACGAGGCCCTGATCGCCCGGCTGGAGCGGGCCGGCGGCCGCCGGGTCGCGCAGGGCGGGTACTGGGACCGCTGGGGTGTCACCGTCGTCGACCCGGACGGCTACCGCCTCACCCTGTCCACTCGTTCCTGGTCCAACGGGACTACAACGCCACAACCCTGA
- the fliL gene encoding flagellar basal body-associated protein FliL has product MTTDDDSKGFVPPQPIEFAGAVPWTPPAGFAGPVPARAGAGRGRSAVFAGAGLLAGLIAGVGLAVGPLHDPLASLSSKASSESPRPTAAPSGRGPVVPLGDALTLNLADGHYLKLGIALQLAAGQPDSLDVNKALELAVDNYTGQDLGELSTAQGRARLKQQLLEKTQAAYPGVVSDLYFVQFVTQ; this is encoded by the coding sequence GTGACGACGGATGACGACAGCAAGGGCTTCGTGCCACCGCAGCCGATCGAGTTCGCCGGTGCCGTGCCGTGGACGCCGCCGGCCGGGTTCGCCGGGCCGGTCCCGGCCCGCGCGGGCGCCGGCCGGGGCCGCTCGGCGGTGTTCGCCGGGGCCGGGCTCCTCGCCGGCCTGATCGCGGGCGTGGGTCTCGCGGTGGGGCCGCTGCACGATCCGCTCGCGTCGCTGTCGTCGAAGGCGTCCAGCGAGTCGCCGCGACCGACGGCCGCGCCGTCGGGCCGGGGGCCGGTGGTGCCGCTGGGCGACGCGCTGACCCTGAACCTCGCCGACGGGCACTACCTGAAACTGGGCATCGCCCTGCAACTGGCGGCCGGGCAGCCGGACAGTCTGGACGTCAACAAGGCTCTCGAACTGGCGGTCGACAACTACACCGGCCAGGATCTCGGCGAACTCAGCACCGCGCAGGGCCGGGCGCGGCTCAAGCAGCAGCTGCTGGAGAAGACGCAGGCGGCCTACCCGGGTGTCGTGTCGGACCTCTACTTCGTCCAGTTCGTCACCCAGTAG
- a CDS encoding dihydrofolate reductase family protein produces MGKLTYGMNVSLDGYIAAPGGDLGWGAPSDELFQWWSDRVAATGLALYGRRLWETMNAHWPTADRRPDATPAQIEYAGRWRAMPKVVFSSTIGAVDGNARLVTGDAVAEITRLRAGDGGPMDIGGATLAAAAVRAGLIDEYVLVTAPVLVGGGTPFFTALDSWVNLNLVETRAFPGGVLLTRYETRR; encoded by the coding sequence ATGGGGAAACTGACCTACGGGATGAACGTGAGCCTGGACGGCTACATCGCCGCGCCCGGCGGCGACCTCGGCTGGGGCGCGCCGAGTGACGAGCTGTTCCAGTGGTGGTCCGACCGGGTGGCCGCGACCGGGCTGGCACTGTACGGGCGCCGGCTGTGGGAGACGATGAACGCGCACTGGCCGACCGCCGACCGGCGGCCTGATGCCACCCCGGCGCAGATCGAGTACGCCGGCCGCTGGCGGGCCATGCCGAAGGTGGTGTTCTCCTCGACGATCGGCGCGGTCGACGGCAACGCGCGTCTGGTCACCGGGGACGCGGTCGCCGAGATCACCCGGCTCCGGGCCGGCGACGGCGGCCCGATGGACATCGGCGGCGCCACCCTGGCCGCGGCGGCCGTGCGGGCCGGGCTGATCGACGAATACGTGCTGGTCACCGCGCCGGTCCTGGTGGGCGGCGGCACGCCGTTCTTCACCGCCCTGGACAGCTGGGTGAACCTGAACCTGGTGGAGACCCGCGCCTTCCCCGGCGGCGTGCTCCTGACCCGGTACGAGACGAGGCGATGA
- a CDS encoding YcxB family protein, which translates to MEASGDGTGRLARTWVLTRKEFKSRTAETSTELPWSAFTWLWQDDDAYLLRTGDGKTWDIPREPLTAEQDAVLAGFLDGLRRAS; encoded by the coding sequence GTGGAAGCGTCAGGTGACGGTACCGGCCGCCTGGCGCGGACCTGGGTGCTTACCCGGAAGGAATTCAAGTCCCGCACCGCGGAGACATCGACCGAGCTTCCGTGGTCGGCGTTCACCTGGCTCTGGCAGGACGACGACGCCTACCTGCTGCGTACCGGCGACGGCAAGACCTGGGACATTCCGCGAGAGCCGCTGACCGCGGAACAGGATGCCGTGCTGGCCGGTTTCCTGGACGGGCTCCGTCGGGCCTCTTGA
- a CDS encoding discoidin domain-containing protein: MSPVPRRRLLIGALITVLVAAFAAVFAGPAQAADQLLSQGRPATASSAENADTAAAKAVDGNASTRWSSAFSDPQWIQVDLGAAATLSSVTLNWEAAYARSFQILISTDGTTWTTAYSTTTGTGGTQSLAVGGTARYVRMNGTVRATAYGYSLWEFQVHGTFTASGCSANDSARGATATASSAENADTAAAKAVDGNASTRWSSAFSDPQWIQVDLGAAATVCGVELSWEAAYARSFQILISADGSTWTTAYSTTTGAGGNQSLTVSGTGRYVRMNGTVRATVYGYSLWSFVVHTTTGGTGTPPGGTTMPDSFWGDTSGIPAAGNVLQVKILNRTNGRYPDSQVYWSYNGVAHSIAEQPYFDMPANTAGRMYFYLGSPNSQYYDFIEFTVGPDQFNGNTTRVDAFGLKIAMRLHSHDGNDVQVGEDYQTFTEDRAVTFQKFSDEVPAEFKHLATATAPYRILAPGSDAAFRQGGQYQNYLSGYAAQNGITAITSDIFGCAGVLAGQPQQCAALNRHTIDLPQAQWETPSNFYRAAPANYYAKFWHDHALGRLAYGFPYDDVAGQSSFVSHGDPQYLLVAVGW; this comes from the coding sequence ATGAGCCCTGTCCCCCGACGGCGCCTACTGATCGGCGCCCTGATCACCGTGCTGGTCGCGGCGTTCGCGGCGGTCTTCGCCGGCCCCGCGCAGGCTGCCGACCAGCTGCTCTCCCAAGGCCGGCCGGCCACCGCGTCGTCCGCCGAGAACGCCGACACCGCGGCGGCCAAGGCGGTCGACGGGAACGCGAGCACCCGCTGGTCCAGCGCGTTCAGCGACCCTCAGTGGATCCAGGTCGACCTCGGCGCGGCCGCCACCCTCAGCTCGGTCACCCTGAACTGGGAGGCCGCGTACGCCAGGTCCTTCCAGATCCTGATATCCACCGACGGCACCACCTGGACGACCGCCTACAGCACCACCACCGGGACGGGCGGTACGCAGAGCCTGGCAGTCGGCGGGACCGCTCGTTACGTGCGGATGAACGGGACCGTGCGGGCCACCGCGTACGGCTACTCGCTGTGGGAGTTCCAGGTCCACGGAACGTTCACGGCGTCCGGATGCTCGGCGAACGACTCGGCGCGTGGCGCCACGGCGACCGCGTCCTCCGCGGAGAACGCCGACACCGCGGCGGCCAAGGCGGTCGACGGGAACGCGAGTACCCGCTGGTCCAGCGCGTTCAGCGACCCGCAGTGGATCCAGGTGGACCTCGGCGCGGCCGCCACGGTCTGCGGGGTGGAGCTGAGCTGGGAGGCGGCGTACGCCAGGTCCTTCCAGATCCTGATCTCCGCGGACGGCAGCACCTGGACGACCGCCTACAGCACGACGACCGGCGCCGGCGGCAACCAGTCGCTGACGGTCAGCGGCACCGGGCGGTACGTGCGGATGAACGGGACCGTCCGGGCGACCGTTTACGGCTACTCGCTGTGGTCCTTCGTCGTGCACACCACGACGGGTGGCACCGGCACGCCGCCGGGCGGCACCACCATGCCGGACTCCTTCTGGGGTGACACGAGCGGCATTCCGGCGGCTGGAAACGTCCTGCAGGTCAAGATCTTGAACCGCACCAACGGCAGATATCCGGACAGCCAGGTGTACTGGAGTTACAACGGGGTCGCGCACTCGATCGCCGAGCAGCCCTATTTCGACATGCCGGCCAACACCGCCGGGCGGATGTATTTCTACCTCGGCTCGCCGAACAGCCAGTACTACGACTTCATCGAATTCACCGTGGGACCGGACCAGTTCAACGGCAACACCACGCGGGTCGACGCCTTCGGGTTGAAGATCGCGATGCGGCTGCATTCGCACGACGGCAACGACGTGCAGGTCGGTGAGGATTACCAGACCTTCACCGAGGACCGGGCGGTGACCTTCCAGAAGTTCTCCGACGAGGTGCCGGCCGAGTTCAAGCACCTGGCGACGGCGACCGCGCCGTACCGGATCCTGGCGCCGGGCAGCGACGCGGCGTTCCGGCAGGGCGGGCAGTACCAGAACTATCTGTCCGGCTACGCGGCGCAGAACGGGATCACCGCGATCACGTCGGACATCTTCGGGTGCGCCGGGGTGCTCGCCGGGCAGCCGCAGCAGTGCGCGGCGCTGAACCGGCACACGATCGACCTGCCGCAGGCGCAGTGGGAGACGCCGTCGAACTTCTACCGGGCGGCGCCGGCCAACTACTACGCGAAATTCTGGCACGACCACGCGCTGGGGAGACTGGCCTACGGGTTCCCCTATGACGACGTGGCCGGCCAGAGTTCGTTCGTGTCGCACGGCGACCCGCAGTATCTGCTGGTCGCGGTCGGATGGTGA
- a CDS encoding transporter substrate-binding domain-containing protein produces MGRLARLLLPALLVATGATGCGSATGALGQPVDRLAEARAALPPGMADGGVLVAGTDPTFEPMTFKQGSTYTGLDVQLVEAIAARLRMRVDWRTVSFGDLLDQVQQHKIDLSVSSMFDRAERQKKADFVDYLNAGTSIVVAKGTGDVGGMPGLCGRRVAVQPDTVYVDMAAAQAARCGGRKLVSVRSDNPSAAVAQKAADAALNDFPIAALDVQKNPGLELSGPQIEAIPYGIGIAKDRPALTTAVQTALYSLVDDGTYDALLTKWKVTEGALRTGAVDGGA; encoded by the coding sequence ATGGGACGACTGGCCCGTCTTCTCCTTCCCGCCCTGCTGGTGGCGACCGGCGCGACCGGTTGCGGCTCCGCGACCGGCGCCCTGGGGCAGCCCGTCGACCGGCTGGCCGAGGCCCGCGCCGCACTGCCGCCCGGCATGGCCGACGGCGGGGTGCTGGTCGCCGGCACCGACCCGACGTTCGAGCCGATGACGTTCAAGCAGGGCAGCACCTACACCGGTCTGGACGTGCAGCTGGTCGAGGCGATCGCGGCCCGGCTGCGGATGCGCGTCGACTGGCGGACGGTGAGCTTCGGCGACCTGCTCGACCAGGTGCAGCAGCACAAGATCGACCTGTCCGTGTCGTCGATGTTCGACCGGGCCGAACGGCAGAAGAAGGCCGACTTCGTCGACTATCTCAACGCCGGCACGTCGATCGTGGTCGCCAAGGGCACCGGTGACGTCGGCGGCATGCCCGGCCTGTGTGGGCGGCGGGTCGCCGTGCAGCCGGACACCGTCTACGTCGACATGGCGGCCGCGCAGGCCGCCCGGTGCGGCGGCCGGAAACTGGTCTCGGTACGCAGCGACAACCCGTCGGCCGCGGTCGCCCAGAAGGCCGCCGACGCTGCCCTCAACGACTTCCCGATCGCCGCCCTCGACGTACAGAAGAACCCGGGCCTGGAGCTTTCCGGACCGCAGATCGAGGCCATCCCGTACGGCATCGGCATCGCCAAGGATCGTCCGGCGCTGACCACCGCGGTGCAGACCGCGTTGTACTCGCTGGTCGACGACGGCACCTACGACGCCCTGCTGACCAAGTGGAAGGTGACCGAGGGCGCCCTGCGCACCGGTGCCGTCGACGGCGGCGCGTGA
- a CDS encoding VOC family protein — translation MPVELNHTIVHARDSRESAEFLARILGLEVGAEWGPFIPVTTGNGVTLDFAAIPAGPIATQHYAFLVSDEEFDAAFMRIREAGVTYYADPHLKQPGEINHHHGGRGLYFKDPAGHGMEIITQPYGTTVN, via the coding sequence ATGCCAGTTGAGTTGAATCACACCATCGTCCACGCCCGGGACAGCCGGGAGTCGGCCGAGTTCCTGGCACGCATCCTGGGACTTGAGGTCGGAGCCGAGTGGGGCCCGTTCATTCCGGTAACCACCGGCAACGGGGTCACACTCGACTTCGCCGCCATCCCGGCGGGGCCGATCGCCACGCAGCACTATGCGTTTCTGGTTTCCGATGAGGAGTTCGACGCGGCCTTCATGCGAATCCGGGAGGCCGGCGTCACATACTACGCGGATCCGCACCTGAAGCAGCCTGGAGAGATCAACCACCACCACGGTGGACGCGGCCTGTACTTCAAAGATCCGGCAGGGCACGGCATGGAGATCATCACTCAGCCCTACGGCACAACCGTGAACTGA